The nucleotide window GCCGGGTGACGCGCGGCCGGGTTGTCGTCGTTGTGCTGGGCTGGATGCTGACCGCCTGTGCCACCGAACAGATGGCGATCCAGGCGGAAAGGGCCGACGCCCATTACAATATGGGTGTCGCGCATCTGGCCGGCGGAGACGCCAAGCAGGCGATTGCGGAGCTCAATCAGGCGATCGCGGATGTCTCGGACAAACCGACCTATTACAACGCGTTGGGACTCGCCTACCTGTTGGATCGCCGGCCCGATCTGGCCATCACCTCGTTTCAGAAGGCCGTTCACCTCGACCCGCACTTTTCTGATGCCTACAACAATCTTGGTTCGGCCTATGTCCAGCAGGCCAAGTATGACAAGGCCGTGAAGGCCTTCAGGCAAGCGCTTTCCAACCCAGCCTATCTCTCCCCGGAACAGGCCTACCTCAATCTGGGAAATGTGTATATGGTCCAGGGACGGACGGCCGACGCGATAGCGGAGTTCAAACGCACTCTGGACATTGCCCCTGATTTCACCGAGGTCCACAACCGACTCGGCTACGCCTACCTGGTGCAAGGGCAGTGGGAGCTCGCTATCGCCGAACTGACGCTGGCCGTGAAACAGGCGCCAGACCTCGCCACTGCCCATCAGAGCCTCGGTTTTGCCTACCTGTCGATCAATGAGAAAGACCGGGCCAGACAGGCATTCCAGAAGGTCGTGGAATTGAGCCCTGCCAGCGAGATGGCGGCCGAGGCGATGCGCCAACTCAAACGGCTCAACCAGTAGCCTCTGTCCCGCCCTATCCGTTATCGATAACATGCTTACCGGGATCGACCTGAAGGGGCTGAGCCTCGAGGAGATGGAACAATTGGCCGCCGATCAGGGCGAGCCGACCTACCGTGGCCGCCAGCTCTTCCACTGGATCTACGGACGGGGCGCACGTACCTTCACGGCGATGACCGATCTGCCGACCGCGTTTCGGACGAGGCTGGCCGAGCACACGTCGGTCGGCGCCCTCGCGTTGCTCGCGAGAGAGGTCGCCCGCGACGGTACACGGAAATACCTGTTCGGCTGCGCGGATGGGCGAGCGATCGAGACGGTACTGATCCCCGATGAGGAGCGGCTGACGGTCTGTCTCTCTACCCAGGTCGGGTGCGCGCTGGCCTGCGCGTTCTGTCTCACGGGGAAGATGGGGTTCGTCAGACACTTGCAGTCTGGTGAGATCGTCGATCAGGTGCTCGCCATTCAGCACGATCTGCATCCGGGGGAGCGGATCGGCAATCTGGTGTTGATGGGGATGGGCGAGCCGCTGCACAACTACGAGGCCACCGTCAAGGCGCTTGCTATCCTCACCCATCCATTGGGCCTCGCCTATCCGACGCGCCGGATTACCCTCTCGACCGTCGGCCTGGTTCCGGAGATTATCCGACTCGGCCAGAGCGGACTTGGGGTCAACCTGGCCGTATCGCTCCACGCCGCCACCGATGAACTGCGCGACCGCCTGGTTCCGATCAACCGCCGCTATCCAGTGAAGGAGCTGATGGCTGCGCTCAGGGCCTATCCGCTTCCACCTCGGCGGCGGATCACATTCGAGTACGTGCTGATCGACAGGGTCAACGACCGGCCGGAGGACGCTCGGGAACTGGTTCGGCTGCTGCGCGGCCTTCACTGTAAGGTCAATCTCCTCCCCTTAAACGAGGCCTCCGCCATTCCGTTTCGGCGACCCTCGCGGGAGCGCGTCGAAACATTCCAACACATCCTGAGGTCGGCCGGTATCCTCACTACCATCCGCGAGAGCCGCGGCCTGGACATCTCGGCCGCTTGCGGCTTGCTGGCGACAGAAACCAACCAGAAAAGCCTTGACACTACAGCGTGTCTTGCCTAAGATACATTCGCGGGGTGGAGCAGCCTGGTAGCTCGTTGGGCTCATAACCCAAAGGTCGCAGGTTCAAATCCTGCCCCCGCAACCAATAAGATAATCAATAGGCCAGGCGATTTAGCCTGGCTTTGCTATTTGTCCCTCGTCCTTATCCGCACCGCGCTAATCCTGTCGATGCTGACCACCGCATCGTAGAACTCCCTGCCCGACAACCTTGAGAGATGCAGCAGGGCGTTGCCGACCATCGTCACGGTCCCCTCGATCTCATCGCCGGACTGGAGTCTCAGCGCGACCTTCTTCCCGGTCTGCTCGGCAAGGACCTCCCTCATTGTTGCGCCCGCTTTGAGCGTAAAAGCCGCTTCCTCCGCCCGGAGCTCAAATGCCGGGACCGTTGCGCCTAATACGAATAGCGCTGCTACGGCGAAGAATCTCTTCTTCATCCTAATCTCCTTCCTCATGGAACTGTGTCATCCGGACCGTCGTATGATTCGTATCGAAGGGCAAGGTCGGTATTGTGATGAAACCGCGACCATCGTGGAGAGCGATCCTTAAAGGCTGTTGGGATAGCGCAAGATAGCGATTGACAAGTAGTTGGTGCCGGGGGCGGGAGTCGAACCCGCATGAGCCGAAGCCCGCAAGATTTTAAGTCTCGTGCGTCTCCCTGTTCCGCCACCCCGGCAGGGCTCTTGCTGCTAAAGACCGCCGCGAACCAGCGGCTGAAGCTTTCGCCACTGCTCCGGTGTCAGGGTTGCCTTACCTTGTTCGATGGTCCTGATTCGACTCATGCGGAGGTCGGTTCGGAGCGCTTCTATCTTCCGCAACCCGGTCTCCACCTGTGCAAGGTCGATCTTCTCCGCACTCAACAGACGCCGCAGGTCCAGTTCCCGTCGCTGCAGTTCGGCGGCCTGCAACTCGGTTTGTCGCTGGAAATCGCCGCGAAGGCGGTCAAGTGCCTGGATCTGCGCCGGAGCGAGCGAGAGGTCTTTTGCGTGCCACAGCATCAACGTAATGAGGGGCACCTGCTCCATGGCGAGTGGACCCGATGGCTGGTCATCGAATGGAGCAGAAGACTGAATCGCCGTACAGCCGACGGCCATTGTCAATGACAGACCGACAAGCCACAACCTGTGTCGGTTCATGGACTCGTACCCCCTGATCAGGGCGTGACAGATCT belongs to Candidatus Methylomirabilota bacterium and includes:
- the rlmN gene encoding 23S rRNA (adenine(2503)-C(2))-methyltransferase RlmN; protein product: MLTGIDLKGLSLEEMEQLAADQGEPTYRGRQLFHWIYGRGARTFTAMTDLPTAFRTRLAEHTSVGALALLAREVARDGTRKYLFGCADGRAIETVLIPDEERLTVCLSTQVGCALACAFCLTGKMGFVRHLQSGEIVDQVLAIQHDLHPGERIGNLVLMGMGEPLHNYEATVKALAILTHPLGLAYPTRRITLSTVGLVPEIIRLGQSGLGVNLAVSLHAATDELRDRLVPINRRYPVKELMAALRAYPLPPRRRITFEYVLIDRVNDRPEDARELVRLLRGLHCKVNLLPLNEASAIPFRRPSRERVETFQHILRSAGILTTIRESRGLDISAACGLLATETNQKSLDTTACLA